A window of Bacteroidota bacterium contains these coding sequences:
- a CDS encoding OmpH family outer membrane protein — protein sequence MASLFLLTLGVFATSANAQQKIGYVDSDYILEQVPEFATIQQNIDRQAKEWEAELEEAQQTVDDMFREYQARELLYTKEERQRKQEEIVRAEEEAERLRMRYFGPEGELFVQQDNLMRPLQEKLMKAIEVVAATDAYDYIFDKSGDFLFLFAREQYDVSDRVLEELGIEIDERRSR from the coding sequence ATGGCAAGCCTGTTTCTCCTGACGCTTGGCGTATTTGCAACATCAGCAAACGCCCAACAGAAAATTGGGTATGTAGATTCTGACTACATCCTCGAGCAAGTGCCTGAATTTGCAACCATCCAGCAGAACATCGATCGCCAGGCGAAAGAATGGGAAGCTGAACTGGAAGAAGCACAGCAGACCGTAGATGATATGTTCAGAGAATATCAGGCTCGCGAACTGCTTTACACCAAAGAAGAACGCCAGCGCAAACAAGAAGAAATTGTGCGCGCTGAAGAAGAAGCTGAACGGCTTCGCATGCGCTACTTTGGTCCAGAAGGCGAACTGTTTGTCCAGCAGGACAACCTGATGCGGCCTTTGCAAGAGAAATTGATGAAAGCAATCGAAGTAGTTGCAGCTACCGATGCTTACGATTACATTTTCGACAAGAGCGGAGACTTTCTGTTTTTGTTTGCGCGCGAACAATACGATGTCAGCGACCGTGTTCTGGAAGAACTAGGTATTGAGATCGACGAGCGCAGAAGTCGATAA
- a CDS encoding OmpH family outer membrane protein, whose translation MHKRFLSVVAMLVLGLSVLPGAVQAQKLKVGFTDHEVLIAAMPDYAEIQVDLQQQFTAAQEALQSLAADFQAEVEKYQKQQSLLSAESRASREQELGRRQQELQEAAGRKDQELASLEAEMMQPIFDRVQAAIDTVAKSKQLDLVIRHRVGAQPVILYVNDESVTDITIEVAKALGIDVDGEAAAAAAN comes from the coding sequence ATGCATAAACGTTTTCTTTCAGTAGTCGCCATGCTCGTGCTGGGACTTTCCGTTTTGCCGGGCGCGGTACAGGCTCAGAAACTGAAAGTAGGATTTACTGACCATGAAGTGCTGATCGCGGCTATGCCGGATTATGCCGAAATTCAGGTTGATTTGCAGCAGCAATTTACAGCTGCGCAGGAAGCGCTGCAGTCGCTTGCTGCAGATTTCCAGGCAGAAGTTGAGAAATATCAGAAACAGCAGTCTTTGCTCTCAGCTGAGAGCCGTGCATCCCGCGAACAGGAATTGGGCAGGCGTCAGCAAGAGCTGCAGGAAGCAGCTGGCCGCAAAGACCAGGAGCTTGCTTCGCTTGAAGCAGAGATGATGCAGCCTATTTTTGACCGCGTGCAAGCAGCCATCGACACGGTTGCTAAGTCCAAGCAGCTTGACCTTGTGATTCGTCACCGGGTTGGTGCACAGCCAGTGATCCTTTATGTCAACGACGAAAGTGTTACTGACATTACGATCGAAGTTGCCAAAGCACTTGGTATCGATGTTGACGGAGAAGCAGCAGCTGCAGCTGCAAACTAA
- a CDS encoding BamA/TamA family outer membrane protein, with protein FFKKGAWRPLPSGDGQRLNVGVQTNGRFYQNYSIGYTEPWFKGKPTPVGFSVSYSKIGQNPFSTLSLGDLSTASGRVFYEKRLKWPDDKFSYLSGVQYQYTDNNGLYSQQVLPLGVSQEVTLQQVLSRNSTDNPLFPSAGSTFKLSLEVAPPVGNFIQYHKWRLTNNWHVPILPKLSLSIGADFGYLGSLNGDDIFFRRFVVGGSPFDTQGTFNRFFFATDIVYLRGYPAGALGPRSSTGEPRGGRILNKYTSELRWMAIASEQLQAAPYLFMDAANSWEDFNAYNPAGLFRSAGFGMRFFLPILGMLEIAYGKNFDEFEPTSLSRSDHNGSKRWLFQFTIGQGFNQ; from the coding sequence ACTTCTTCAAAAAAGGAGCCTGGCGGCCACTGCCTTCCGGAGATGGCCAGCGCCTGAATGTTGGTGTACAAACCAATGGCCGCTTTTATCAAAATTACTCCATTGGGTACACCGAGCCCTGGTTCAAGGGTAAACCAACGCCTGTTGGGTTCTCTGTCTCATACTCTAAAATTGGTCAGAATCCGTTTTCAACGCTTTCGCTTGGCGATCTTTCTACTGCCAGTGGCCGCGTCTTTTATGAAAAACGCCTCAAATGGCCCGATGACAAGTTTAGTTACCTGAGCGGGGTACAGTACCAGTACACAGACAACAATGGGTTGTATTCTCAGCAGGTACTTCCGCTTGGTGTGAGCCAGGAAGTCACATTGCAGCAGGTGTTGTCGAGAAACTCTACGGACAATCCGCTTTTCCCATCTGCCGGCTCGACATTTAAGCTTTCGCTAGAGGTTGCGCCGCCAGTAGGTAACTTCATCCAGTATCACAAATGGCGCTTGACCAACAACTGGCATGTGCCAATTCTGCCAAAGCTCTCTCTGAGCATTGGGGCTGATTTTGGCTACCTGGGTTCGTTGAATGGGGATGATATTTTCTTCCGCCGTTTTGTGGTGGGTGGTTCGCCATTTGACACACAGGGGACATTCAATCGCTTCTTCTTTGCCACCGATATTGTGTATCTCCGTGGTTATCCTGCCGGCGCACTTGGGCCGCGTAGTTCAACCGGAGAGCCACGTGGTGGGCGAATCCTGAACAAGTATACTTCCGAGCTGCGCTGGATGGCTATTGCCTCCGAGCAGTTGCAAGCGGCTCCGTATCTGTTTATGGATGCTGCTAATTCGTGGGAAGACTTTAATGCATACAATCCTGCCGGCCTGTTCCGTTCTGCCGGTTTTGGTATGCGGTTCTTCCTGCCAATTCTCGGCATGCTCGAAATTGCCTACGGCAAAAACTTCGACGAATTTGAACCAACATCGCTCTCCCGGAGTGATCACAACGGTTCCAAGCGCTGGCTATTCCAGTTCACCATTGGCCAGGGCTTTAATCAGTAG